One region of Pseudomonas glycinae genomic DNA includes:
- a CDS encoding VacJ family lipoprotein, whose protein sequence is MAKYLLLIAALLSAGMAQADNSKANAPVVIDSDGFKEPLSKLKFNPGLDQREFERSTLSALNVYDPLEEWNRRVYHFNYRFDQWVFLPVVNGYRYVTPSFVRTGVSNFFNNIGDVPNLVNSLLQFKGKRSMETTARLLLNTTIGIAGLWDPATAMGLPRQNEDFGQTLGFYGVPGGAYFVLPILGPSNLRDTAGLAVDYTAESAINFLNVSEVSSNHPEVWVLRGVDKRYQTSFRYGQLNSPFEYEKVRYVYTESRKLQIAE, encoded by the coding sequence GTGGCTAAATATCTCCTGCTGATTGCAGCGCTCCTCAGTGCAGGTATGGCCCAGGCCGACAACAGCAAAGCCAATGCACCGGTGGTCATCGACAGCGACGGCTTCAAGGAGCCGCTGTCCAAACTCAAGTTCAACCCGGGGCTGGATCAGCGCGAGTTCGAGCGTTCGACCCTCAGCGCGCTGAACGTCTATGACCCGCTGGAAGAGTGGAACCGCCGCGTCTACCACTTCAACTACCGCTTCGACCAATGGGTGTTCCTGCCGGTGGTCAATGGCTATCGCTACGTCACCCCGAGCTTCGTGCGCACCGGCGTGAGCAACTTCTTCAACAACATTGGCGACGTACCGAACCTGGTCAACAGCCTGTTGCAGTTCAAGGGCAAGCGCTCGATGGAAACCACCGCGCGCCTGCTGCTCAACACCACCATCGGCATCGCCGGGCTTTGGGATCCGGCCACCGCCATGGGCCTGCCGCGCCAGAACGAAGACTTCGGCCAGACCCTGGGCTTTTACGGCGTACCGGGCGGTGCTTACTTCGTGCTGCCGATCCTCGGCCCGTCGAACCTGCGCGATACCGCAGGCCTGGCCGTGGACTACACCGCCGAGTCTGCGATCAACTTCCTCAACGTCTCGGAAGTCAGCTCCAACCACCCGGAAGTGTGGGTACTGCGTGGCGTCGACAAGCGTTACCAGACCAGCTTCCGCTACGGTCAGTTGAACTCACCGTTCGAGTACGAGAAGGTGCGCTACGTCTACACCGAGTCGCGCAAGTTGCAGATCGCCGAGTAA
- a CDS encoding 2-hydroxy-3-oxopropionate reductase, protein MAKIGFIGTGIMGHPMAANLQKAGHSLFLSAHHDAAPADLVAAGAVALVNPREVAQEAEFIIVMVPDTPQVEDVLFRADGVAAGIGKGKVVIDMSSISPTATKAFAAKINEKGAQYLDAPVSGGEVGAKAATLSIMVGGDADAFERALPLFQAMGKNITLVGGNGDGQTAKVANQIIVALNIQAVAEALLFASKNGADPAKVREALMGGFASSKILEVHGERMIKGTFDPGFRISLHQKDLNLALQGAKELNINLPNTANAQQVFSTCAAIGGSNWDHSALIKGLEHMANFSIRDKK, encoded by the coding sequence ATGGCTAAAATCGGATTTATCGGCACCGGCATCATGGGCCACCCAATGGCGGCGAACCTGCAGAAAGCCGGTCACAGCCTGTTCCTGTCGGCGCACCACGACGCCGCCCCTGCCGACCTGGTCGCCGCTGGCGCCGTCGCTCTGGTCAACCCGCGCGAAGTGGCCCAGGAAGCTGAATTCATCATCGTCATGGTGCCGGATACCCCGCAGGTCGAAGACGTGCTGTTCCGCGCCGACGGCGTCGCGGCCGGCATCGGCAAAGGCAAGGTGGTGATCGACATGAGCTCGATCTCGCCGACCGCCACCAAGGCGTTCGCCGCGAAGATCAACGAGAAAGGCGCGCAATACCTCGACGCCCCGGTGTCCGGCGGTGAAGTCGGCGCCAAGGCCGCGACCCTGAGCATCATGGTCGGTGGCGACGCCGATGCTTTCGAACGCGCACTGCCGCTGTTCCAGGCCATGGGCAAGAACATCACCCTGGTCGGTGGCAATGGCGACGGCCAGACCGCCAAAGTTGCGAACCAGATCATCGTTGCCCTGAACATTCAGGCCGTCGCCGAAGCCCTGCTGTTCGCTTCGAAAAACGGTGCCGATCCAGCCAAGGTGCGTGAAGCACTGATGGGTGGTTTCGCCTCCTCGAAGATCCTCGAAGTGCACGGCGAGCGCATGATCAAAGGCACCTTCGATCCGGGCTTCCGTATCAGCCTGCACCAGAAAGACCTGAACCTGGCCCTGCAAGGCGCCAAGGAGCTGAACATCAACCTGCCGAACACCGCCAACGCCCAGCAAGTGTTCAGCACCTGCGCGGCCATCGGTGGCAGCAACTGGGACCACTCGGCGCTGATCAAGGGCCTGGAACACATGGCCAACTTCTCGATTCGCGACAAGAAGTAA
- a CDS encoding glycine betaine ABC transporter substrate-binding protein, with translation MKMRRLLGAGAALVLAMSSTFASAEKQTLNIGYVDGWSDSVATTHVAAEVIKQKLGYDVKLQAVATGIMWQGVATGKLDAMLSAWLPVTHGEYWTKNKDQVVDYGPNFKDAKIGLIVPEYVKAKSIEDLKTDDSFKNRIVGIDAGSGVMLKTDQAIKDYGLDKYTLKASSGAGMIAELTRAEKKNESIAVTGWVPHWMFAKWKLRFLDDPKGVYGAAETVNSIGSKELATKAPEVAKFLKNFQWASKDEIGEVMLAIQDGAKPDAAAKDWVAKHPERVADWTK, from the coding sequence ATGAAGATGCGACGACTTTTAGGCGCAGGTGCCGCTCTGGTACTTGCGATGAGCTCCACTTTCGCCAGCGCTGAAAAACAGACCCTGAACATCGGTTACGTTGACGGCTGGTCCGACAGCGTCGCGACCACTCACGTGGCGGCCGAAGTGATCAAGCAGAAACTCGGCTACGACGTGAAACTGCAGGCCGTCGCCACCGGCATCATGTGGCAGGGTGTTGCCACCGGCAAACTCGACGCCATGCTCTCGGCCTGGCTGCCAGTGACCCACGGCGAATACTGGACCAAGAACAAGGATCAGGTCGTCGATTACGGCCCGAACTTCAAGGACGCGAAAATCGGTCTGATCGTGCCGGAGTACGTCAAGGCCAAGTCGATCGAGGACCTGAAAACCGACGACTCCTTCAAGAATCGCATCGTCGGCATCGATGCCGGTTCAGGCGTGATGCTCAAGACCGATCAGGCGATCAAGGATTACGGCCTCGACAAATACACCCTCAAGGCCAGTTCCGGCGCCGGCATGATTGCCGAGCTGACTCGCGCCGAGAAGAAAAACGAATCCATCGCCGTCACCGGCTGGGTGCCGCACTGGATGTTCGCCAAGTGGAAACTGCGCTTCCTCGACGACCCGAAAGGCGTGTATGGCGCGGCTGAAACCGTGAACAGCATCGGCAGCAAGGAGCTGGCGACCAAGGCGCCGGAAGTGGCCAAGTTCCTGAAGAACTTCCAGTGGGCTTCGAAAGACGAAATCGGCGAAGTCATGCTGGCGATTCAGGACGGTGCAAAACCTGACGCAGCGGCCAAGGATTGGGTTGCCAAGCACCCTGAGCGTGTTGCCGACTGGACCAAGTGA
- a CDS encoding glycerate kinase type-2 family protein, with protein sequence MSVDPQQLLRELFATAIDAAHPNQVLEAHLPADRTGRVIVIGAGKAAAAMAQVVERCWEGEVSGLVVTRYGHGAPCEKIEVVEAAHPVPDAAGLAVAKRVLELVSNLTEDDRVIFLLSGGGSALLALPAEGITLADKQSINKALLKSGATIGEMNCVRKHLSAIKGGRLGKACWPATVYTYAISDVPGDLATVIASGPTVADPSTSAEALAIIKRYGIEIPASVRSWLQSPESETVKPGDPSLARSHFQLIARPQQSLDAAAVKCRQAGFSTLILGDLEGESREVAKVHAGIARQIIHHGQPLAAPCVILSGGETTVTVRGNGRGGRNAEFLLSLTDSLKGQPGVYALAGDTDGIDGSEDNAGAIMTPDSYARAAALGLSASDELDNNNGYGYFEALDALIVTEPTRTNVNDFRAILILESSKS encoded by the coding sequence ATGTCGGTCGATCCGCAACAACTGCTGCGCGAGCTGTTTGCCACAGCCATCGACGCGGCCCATCCGAACCAGGTCCTCGAAGCTCATTTGCCGGCCGACCGCACAGGTCGCGTGATCGTCATCGGCGCCGGCAAGGCTGCCGCTGCCATGGCGCAAGTGGTCGAGCGCTGCTGGGAAGGTGAAGTCTCGGGTCTTGTGGTGACCCGCTACGGTCACGGCGCCCCGTGCGAAAAAATCGAAGTGGTCGAAGCCGCGCACCCGGTGCCGGACGCTGCCGGCCTGGCCGTGGCCAAGCGCGTGCTGGAACTGGTCAGCAACCTGACCGAAGACGACCGCGTGATCTTCCTGTTGTCCGGCGGTGGCTCTGCCCTGCTGGCGCTGCCGGCCGAAGGCATCACCCTGGCCGACAAGCAGTCGATCAACAAAGCCCTGCTCAAATCCGGCGCGACCATCGGCGAGATGAACTGCGTGCGCAAGCACCTCTCGGCGATCAAGGGCGGACGCCTGGGCAAAGCCTGCTGGCCGGCGACTGTTTATACCTATGCGATTTCCGATGTGCCGGGCGACCTTGCCACGGTCATCGCCTCCGGCCCGACCGTGGCCGACCCGAGCACCAGCGCCGAAGCGCTGGCGATCATCAAGCGCTACGGCATCGAGATCCCGGCCTCCGTGCGCAGCTGGCTGCAAAGCCCGGAATCGGAAACCGTCAAACCCGGTGATCCGAGCCTGGCCCGCAGTCACTTCCAGTTGATCGCCCGCCCCCAGCAATCGCTGGATGCGGCGGCGGTGAAATGCCGTCAGGCCGGTTTCAGCACGCTGATCCTCGGCGACCTGGAAGGCGAATCCCGCGAAGTGGCGAAAGTCCACGCCGGCATCGCGCGCCAGATCATCCATCACGGTCAGCCGCTGGCGGCGCCGTGCGTGATTCTCTCCGGTGGCGAAACCACGGTGACCGTGCGCGGCAATGGCCGTGGCGGACGCAACGCCGAATTCCTCCTCAGCCTCACCGACAGCCTCAAGGGCCAACCCGGCGTCTATGCGCTGGCCGGTGACACCGACGGCATCGACGGCTCGGAAGACAACGCCGGCGCGATCATGACCCCGGACAGCTACGCCCGCGCCGCCGCCCTGGGCCTGAGCGCCAGCGACGAGCTGGATAACAACAACGGCTATGGCTACTTCGAGGCGCTCGATGCGCTGATCGTCACCGAGCCGACTCGCACCAACGTCAACGACTTCCGCGCCATCCTGATCCTCGAGAGCTCTAAATCATGA
- the gcl gene encoding glyoxylate carboligase: MSKMRAIEAAVLVMRREGVDTAFGIPGAAINPLYSALQKVGGIDHVLARHVEGASHMAEGYTRTKAGNIGVCIGTSGPAGTDMVTGLYSASADSIPILCITGQAPRARMHKEDFQAVDITSIVKPVTKWATTVLEPGQVPYAFQKAFYEMRSGRPGPVLIDLPFDVQMAEIEFDIDAYQPLPLAKPSATRVQVEKALAMLDQAERPLLVAGGGIINADASELLVEFAELTGIPVIPTLMGWGTIPDDHPLMVGMVGLQTSHRYGNATMLKSDVVLGVGNRWANRHTGSVDVYTEGRKFIHVDIEPTQIGRVFTPDLGIVSDAAAALTVFIEVAREWQAAGKLKNRSAWLQDCQQRKASLQRKTHFDNVPVKPQRVYEEMNQVFGKDTCYVSTIGLSQIAGAQFLHVYKPRHWINCGQAGPLGWTIPAALGVVKADPNRKVVALSGDYDFQFMIEELAVGAQFKLPYIHVVVNNSYLGLIRQAQRGFDMDYCVQLSFDNLNAPELNGYGVDHVAVAEGLGCKALRVFEPADIAPALRKAEELIEEFKVPVIVEIILERVTNISMGTEINAVNEFEDLALVGNDAPTAISLLD; the protein is encoded by the coding sequence ATGAGCAAAATGAGAGCAATCGAAGCCGCCGTTCTGGTGATGCGCCGTGAAGGGGTTGATACCGCTTTTGGCATTCCAGGCGCTGCAATCAACCCGCTGTACTCCGCCCTGCAGAAAGTCGGTGGCATCGATCATGTCCTCGCTCGCCACGTTGAAGGCGCCTCGCACATGGCCGAGGGCTACACCCGCACCAAAGCCGGCAACATCGGCGTGTGCATCGGTACTTCCGGCCCGGCCGGTACCGACATGGTCACCGGTCTGTACAGCGCCTCCGCGGACTCGATCCCGATCCTCTGCATCACCGGGCAAGCACCCCGCGCCCGTATGCACAAGGAAGACTTCCAGGCCGTCGACATCACCAGCATCGTCAAGCCGGTGACCAAGTGGGCGACCACCGTTCTGGAGCCGGGCCAGGTGCCTTACGCCTTCCAGAAGGCCTTCTACGAAATGCGCTCCGGCCGCCCGGGCCCGGTGCTGATCGACCTGCCGTTCGACGTGCAGATGGCTGAAATCGAATTCGACATCGACGCCTACCAGCCACTGCCGCTGGCCAAGCCGAGCGCGACCCGCGTGCAAGTCGAAAAAGCCCTGGCGATGCTCGATCAGGCCGAGCGTCCATTGCTGGTGGCCGGCGGCGGCATCATCAACGCCGACGCCAGCGAACTGCTGGTCGAGTTCGCCGAGCTGACCGGCATTCCGGTTATTCCGACCCTGATGGGCTGGGGCACCATCCCGGACGATCACCCGCTGATGGTGGGCATGGTCGGTCTGCAGACTTCGCACCGTTACGGCAACGCCACGATGCTGAAATCCGACGTGGTACTGGGCGTCGGCAACCGCTGGGCCAACCGTCACACCGGCTCGGTCGACGTTTACACCGAAGGCCGCAAGTTCATTCACGTCGACATCGAACCGACCCAGATCGGCCGCGTGTTCACCCCGGACCTGGGCATCGTTTCCGACGCCGCTGCCGCGCTGACCGTGTTCATCGAAGTCGCCCGTGAATGGCAAGCCGCCGGCAAACTGAAAAACCGCAGTGCCTGGCTGCAGGATTGCCAGCAGCGCAAAGCCAGCCTGCAACGCAAGACCCACTTCGACAATGTGCCGGTCAAACCGCAGCGCGTTTACGAAGAAATGAACCAGGTGTTCGGCAAGGACACCTGCTACGTCAGCACCATCGGTCTGTCGCAGATTGCCGGCGCGCAGTTCCTGCACGTCTACAAACCGCGTCACTGGATCAACTGCGGCCAGGCCGGCCCGTTGGGCTGGACCATTCCGGCAGCGCTGGGCGTGGTGAAGGCCGATCCGAACCGTAAAGTCGTGGCCCTGTCGGGGGACTATGACTTCCAGTTCATGATCGAAGAACTGGCGGTCGGCGCTCAGTTCAAACTGCCGTACATCCACGTCGTGGTGAACAACTCGTACCTGGGGCTGATCCGTCAGGCCCAGCGCGGGTTCGATATGGACTACTGCGTGCAGCTGTCCTTCGATAACCTGAACGCGCCGGAACTCAACGGTTATGGTGTCGACCACGTCGCAGTCGCCGAAGGCCTGGGCTGCAAGGCACTGCGTGTGTTCGAACCGGCTGACATCGCCCCTGCCCTGCGCAAGGCCGAAGAGCTGATCGAAGAGTTCAAGGTGCCGGTGATCGTCGAGATCATTCTGGAGCGTGTGACCAACATCTCCATGGGGACCGAGATCAACGCCGTCAATGAATTCGAAGACCTGGCGCTGGTCGGCAACGATGCGCCTACCGCGATTTCGTTGCTCGATTGA
- a CDS encoding DUF808 domain-containing protein → MAGSSLLVLIDDIATVLDDVALMTKMAAKKTAGVLGDDLALNAQQVSGVRAEREIPVVWAVAKGSFVNKLILVPSALAISAFVPWLVTPLLMVGGAYLCFEGFEKLAHKFLHSKAEDEAEHAQLVEAVADPATDLVAYEKDKIKGAIRTDFILSAEIIAITLGTVADASLTQQVIVMSGIAIVMTVGVYGLVAGIVKLDDLGLWLTQKPGQMAKSIGNSILRAAPYMMKGLSVIGTAAMFLVGGGILTHGVPVVHHWIESVGAAAGGAGFVVPMLLNGVAGIIAGAVVLAGVSVIGKVWKALKG, encoded by the coding sequence ATGGCAGGAAGCAGTTTGCTGGTGCTGATCGACGACATCGCCACCGTTCTGGACGACGTTGCGTTGATGACCAAAATGGCTGCCAAGAAGACCGCCGGCGTGCTCGGCGACGACTTGGCGCTCAATGCCCAGCAGGTCTCCGGCGTACGCGCGGAGCGGGAAATCCCGGTGGTCTGGGCGGTGGCCAAGGGCTCGTTCGTCAACAAGCTGATCCTGGTGCCGTCGGCGCTGGCGATCAGTGCGTTCGTGCCGTGGCTGGTGACGCCACTGTTGATGGTCGGTGGCGCTTACCTGTGTTTCGAAGGTTTCGAAAAACTCGCGCACAAGTTCCTGCACAGCAAGGCTGAAGATGAGGCTGAGCATGCGCAGTTGGTTGAAGCCGTGGCTGATCCCGCAACCGATCTGGTGGCGTACGAGAAGGACAAGATCAAGGGCGCGATCCGCACCGACTTCATCCTCTCGGCGGAAATTATCGCCATCACCCTCGGCACCGTGGCCGATGCTTCGCTGACCCAGCAAGTGATCGTGATGTCGGGCATCGCCATCGTCATGACCGTGGGCGTTTACGGCCTGGTGGCCGGTATCGTCAAACTCGATGACCTCGGTCTGTGGCTGACCCAGAAGCCCGGGCAGATGGCAAAAAGCATCGGCAACAGCATTCTGCGTGCGGCGCCGTACATGATGAAAGGCCTGTCGGTGATCGGCACTGCTGCGATGTTCCTGGTCGGTGGCGGCATCCTGACCCACGGCGTGCCGGTGGTGCATCACTGGATCGAAAGCGTCGGCGCAGCGGCCGGTGGTGCCGGGTTTGTGGTGCCGATGCTGTTGAACGGCGTGGCGGGGATCATCGCGGGTGCGGTGGTGCTGGCGGGCGTGTCCGTGATCGGTAAAGTCTGGAAAGCCCTGAAAGGTTAA
- a CDS encoding DUF485 domain-containing protein, whose product MNDSIYLSIQNSPRFKELVKKRERFAWILSAIMLGLYSGFILLIAYGPQVLGTKISPESSITWGIPIGVGLIVSAFVLTGIYVRRANGEFDDLNNAILKEAQQ is encoded by the coding sequence ATGAACGACAGCATTTACCTCTCGATTCAGAACAGCCCGCGATTCAAGGAGCTGGTGAAGAAAAGAGAAAGGTTCGCCTGGATACTCTCGGCGATCATGCTCGGGCTTTATTCCGGCTTCATCCTTCTGATCGCGTACGGGCCGCAAGTGCTCGGGACGAAAATCAGCCCCGAATCATCCATCACCTGGGGCATCCCGATCGGTGTAGGACTGATTGTCTCGGCCTTCGTCCTTACCGGCATTTACGTGCGCCGCGCCAATGGCGAGTTCGACGACCTGAACAACGCGATTCTCAAGGAGGCTCAGCAATGA
- a CDS encoding TetR/AcrR family transcriptional regulator — protein sequence MSTIRERNKELILRAASEEFADKGFAATKTSDIAAKAGLPKPNVYYYFKSKENLYREVLESIIVPILQASTPFNPDGVPSEVLSGYIRSKIRISRDLPFASKVFASEIMHGAPHLSADLVEQLNGQAKHNIDCIQTWIDRGQIAPIDPNHLMFSIWAATQTYADFDWQISAITGKDKLDEADYEAAAQTIIRLVLKGCEPD from the coding sequence ATGAGCACAATCCGCGAGCGCAACAAAGAACTGATCCTGCGTGCAGCCAGTGAAGAGTTTGCCGACAAGGGCTTCGCTGCGACCAAAACCAGCGACATCGCCGCCAAGGCAGGACTGCCCAAGCCCAACGTCTATTACTACTTCAAGTCCAAGGAAAACCTCTACCGCGAGGTGCTGGAAAGTATCATCGTGCCGATTCTGCAGGCCTCGACCCCGTTCAATCCGGACGGCGTACCGAGCGAAGTGCTGAGCGGCTACATCCGCTCGAAGATCCGCATCTCCCGCGACCTGCCCTTCGCCTCCAAGGTGTTCGCCAGCGAAATCATGCACGGCGCCCCGCACCTGAGCGCCGACCTGGTCGAGCAGCTCAACGGCCAGGCCAAGCACAACATCGACTGCATCCAGACCTGGATCGACCGCGGCCAGATCGCCCCGATCGACCCCAACCACCTGATGTTCAGCATCTGGGCCGCAACCCAGACCTACGCCGACTTCGACTGGCAGATCTCCGCCATCACCGGCAAGGACAAACTCGACGAAGCCGACTATGAAGCGGCAGCACAAACCATCATCCGGTTGGTGCTCAAGGGCTGCGAGCCGGACTGA
- a CDS encoding REP-associated tyrosine transposase produces MPDLPASHRLRTGRYAEPNQIYLLTSNTLDREPIFADFALGRLVVHQLRRAQDHGMAKSLAWVVMPDHFHWLVELENCSLRKLMRETKSLIAREVNLHSGRHGPLWQQGYHDRALRREDDLVKMARYVVANPLRAGLVGKIGDYPLWDAVWL; encoded by the coding sequence TTGCCTGATCTTCCTGCTTCGCATCGTCTGCGAACCGGTCGCTATGCCGAGCCGAATCAAATCTATTTACTGACTTCAAACACTCTTGATCGAGAACCGATCTTTGCCGATTTCGCGTTGGGCAGACTGGTTGTTCATCAACTTCGTCGCGCACAGGACCACGGAATGGCGAAATCGTTGGCGTGGGTTGTGATGCCCGATCATTTTCACTGGCTGGTCGAGCTGGAAAATTGCTCTCTCCGCAAACTGATGCGCGAGACCAAATCCCTGATTGCGCGAGAGGTGAATCTGCACAGTGGCAGACATGGGCCGTTATGGCAGCAGGGTTACCATGACCGGGCGTTGAGGCGGGAAGATGACTTGGTGAAAATGGCACGGTATGTAGTGGCCAACCCTTTGCGCGCTGGGCTGGTGGGTAAAATCGGCGACTATCCGCTGTGGGATGCAGTTTGGCTTTAG
- the hyi gene encoding hydroxypyruvate isomerase — protein sequence MPRFAANLSMLFTEQDFLARFDAAAKAGFSGVEYLFPYDFSSAEIKARLDANGLTQVLFNLPAGDWAKGERGIACLPDRVEEFRAGVDLAIAYAQVLGNTQVNCLAGIRPQGVDDATVEKTFVANLKYAADKLQAVGIKLVMEAINTRDIPGFYLNNTAQALSIREQVGSANLFLQYDIYHMQIMEGDLARTLQSHLAEINHVQLADNPGRNEPGTGEINYRFLFEHLDRIGYQGWVGCEYKPLTTTEAGLGWLKTHNAI from the coding sequence ATGCCGCGTTTCGCAGCCAACCTGTCCATGCTGTTCACCGAACAGGATTTCCTTGCCCGTTTCGACGCCGCCGCCAAGGCTGGCTTCAGCGGTGTCGAGTATCTGTTCCCGTACGATTTCAGCTCTGCCGAAATCAAGGCCAGGCTCGATGCCAACGGTCTGACCCAAGTGCTGTTCAACCTGCCGGCCGGTGACTGGGCCAAGGGCGAGCGCGGTATCGCGTGCCTGCCGGACCGGGTCGAAGAGTTCCGCGCCGGGGTCGATCTGGCCATCGCTTACGCACAGGTGCTGGGCAATACCCAGGTCAACTGCCTGGCCGGCATCCGTCCGCAGGGCGTGGACGATGCCACTGTTGAAAAGACCTTCGTCGCCAACCTCAAGTACGCCGCCGACAAACTGCAAGCCGTCGGCATCAAACTGGTGATGGAAGCGATCAACACCCGCGACATCCCGGGCTTCTACCTGAACAACACGGCACAGGCCCTGTCGATTCGCGAGCAGGTCGGCAGCGCCAATCTGTTCCTGCAATACGACATCTATCACATGCAAATCATGGAAGGCGATCTGGCCCGCACCCTGCAATCGCACCTGGCCGAGATCAACCATGTGCAGCTGGCCGACAACCCGGGCCGCAACGAGCCGGGCACTGGCGAGATCAACTACCGCTTCCTGTTCGAACACCTTGATCGCATCGGTTATCAGGGCTGGGTCGGCTGCGAGTACAAACCGCTGACCACCACTGAAGCGGGCCTCGGCTGGCTGAAGACCCACAACGCGATCTGA
- a CDS encoding GlcG/HbpS family heme-binding protein yields MSALTLKVAVKLVNEAISAGRAISAAPLTIAVLDTGGHLVTLQREDGASLLRPNIAIGKAWGAIALGKGSRLLALDAQQRPAFIAALNSMGQGSVVPAPGGVLIRDQAGNVLGAIGISGDLSDIDEQVAIKAVEALDLRADAGVAA; encoded by the coding sequence ATGAGCGCTTTAACCTTGAAAGTCGCAGTCAAGCTGGTCAACGAAGCCATCAGCGCAGGGCGGGCGATCTCCGCCGCACCGCTGACCATTGCAGTACTGGATACCGGCGGCCACCTGGTCACCTTGCAACGCGAAGACGGCGCCAGCCTGCTGCGCCCGAACATCGCCATCGGCAAAGCCTGGGGCGCCATCGCCCTGGGCAAGGGCTCACGCCTGCTGGCGCTGGACGCGCAACAACGCCCGGCGTTCATCGCCGCCCTCAACAGCATGGGGCAGGGCAGCGTCGTGCCGGCACCGGGCGGTGTGTTGATTCGTGATCAGGCGGGGAACGTGCTGGGTGCGATCGGCATCAGCGGCGATCTCTCGGACATTGATGAACAGGTGGCAATCAAGGCCGTAGAGGCCCTGGACCTGCGGGCGGATGCGGGGGTGGCTGCGTGA